The Cryptococcus gattii WM276 chromosome B, complete sequence genome has a segment encoding these proteins:
- a CDS encoding Protein involved in bud-site selection, putative; Bud23p (Similar to TIGR gene model, INSD accession AAW40815.1), which produces MSRPEEISPPEIFYGDTEAAKYTANTRIKSIQSQMTERALQLLALPEDQSAYVLDIGCGSGLSGELLDEEGHVWVGVDIAPSMLEVALEREVEGDLFLHDIGQGFGFRPGTFDGAISISVIQWLLNADSSSHSPPQRLNRFFTTLHACLRNPSRAVFQFYPSSDDQVTMITTAAQRAGFGGGLVVDYPNSRKARKMYLCLMVGQQEIPKALDGDEMDVDEETMEKRRDEIKNERRRRREARRKTKKGKKDVKAKEWILKKKDLYRTRGKEGVPRDSKYTARKRKTYF; this is translated from the exons ATGTCTCGCCCGGAGGAAATCTCGCCCCCCGAAATC TTCTATGGTGATACCGAAGCCGCAAAATATACTGCAAATACACGGATCAAGAGCATTCAGTCTCAAATGACTGAACGTGCCTTGCAATTACTCGCGCTACCAGAAGATCAATCGGCATATGTATTAGACATTGGTTGTGGATCAGGACTAAGCGGCGAGTTATTGGACGAGGAAGGGCACGTCTGGGTCGGAGTAGACATAGCACCTAGCATGCTGG AGGTTGCCCTGGAAAGAGAAGTCGAGGGAGACTTGTTTCTACATGACATCGGACAAGGGTTTGGTTTTCGACCAGGTACATTCGATGGTGCTATAAG TATCTCCGTGATTCAATGGCTTCTCAATGCGGACTCTTCATCCCACTCTCCTCCTCAACGTCTTAATCGCTTTTTCACCACCCTTCATGCCTGCCTTCGTAACCCCTCCCGAGCAGTCTTCCAATTCTACCCATCTTCTGATGACCAAGTCACCATGATCACGACAGCTGCCCAGCGAGCAGGTTTCGGTGGTGGTCTTGTAGTGGACTATCCAAACTCCAGGAAGGCTAGAAAGATGTACTTATGTTTGATGGTTGGGCAGCAAGAAATACCCAAAGCATTAGACGGGGATGAAATGGATGTCGATGAAGAAACtatggagaagagaagagatgaaaTTAAAAATGAGAGGAGAAGACGACGAGAAGCTAGGAGAAAGACaaagaagggcaagaaggACGTCAAGGCGAAGGAATGGATCTTGAAAAAGAAAGACCTTTACAGGACAAGAGGTAAAGAGGG CGTCCCACGGGATTCAAAGTACACTGCTCGAAAACGAAAGACTTATTTCTAA
- a CDS encoding Hypothetical protein (Similar to SGTC gene model, INSD accession EAL23585.1; CNBA2320): MTSKTLPKSSSDLPSSSNLFPLGQAPLAYLPHDTHLENKRLKEINPLFSLPKLQEYSSTQDRLLLGLRPDAQCRSQDHSQVSVTGSLERLEDELPVVTSGPALQLGHHGDALDHETIWEQVCSEHTTKLARSSPLRTWDLDSENHASVSRPFFLSERSPYDFDCVISSLESSSLLANPITLPQPATFESKYLLELLMRATLGTVTTCELIWDKKLSAFVWDEKIEGVLGLERETLSGFRTNFLSIGTAVRRLELIIGSQNTLPLTSTHHSLFHALETYLTYIKDRLACAAAECHKQGPSGWNSWMLATRHVRQLAETLCGVMLWPTSSPDANALPSRASALLTHLYGQFLAILATSPSQHHPSPIALAYILSQASAPFLGLLQSWLGFPGTDEEDQSPGSQPWADLGITRKLVGDAWEYEFSAGRMPGFIPKEARRILYEAGKGLRTLKVATHGLHPLCNIRLAIDIKWTWGNSEKSELRNHVRHIQRQVDNWRQHQLSRSSSKGLPQTLSQEEDKEDYMESNELSPVRHQKNALYQRPESDIDDLWSLFNKPPGSQLSVSHLHRSNLESPLWAPTPLTHLHDFISRHSSPNHPLLSPFCPTLSIFISNQILDPLLAHATLISTSLVSLYLHDLQFLDHLDVLRAFWLAGDAGFMERVSSALFGKDSAGAGEAVGLGKRARIRARLGLGEDDDKQDRDADWGIGLGIGLSERSRWPPGGAELAYALRTTLLNYENSDKKKPGGSVWEDIGDRVSFAIRELPEEENRGKRARWLNPQAIEALDFLYLSYSPSAAIADILPRQLMEKYQAIHNLILRLSRVDVVLRTMYWDVIHQFELFDEPLKVGVDLKPSSGLPHFLVQKRSTRSLFPQGSTAQRRLQILRFRMTHFTNVFGRYVLDSAIGNNWDAMRRRLERLREDCAGKAHKPQETAEEEPDEAWMEATLHDEEVDEIVPAGIRRLQSIHSIVLYHSMVLDKICNACLLGPQSGQQVTFKILMVLFGLVLDLGKTVKEVERGMMGWEDGVEKVGEIEKEWHEKEATFLRALERLSSRSTYPKTNTVDRGDGIDQDLQALYGNGENRSGGQIYGDPEGLAGNDLRELWLRLTIKVGGGIAAQGRPRNEDE; this comes from the exons ATGACTTCAAAGACACTCCCGAAGTCTTCAAGTGACTTaccttcctcttcaaaTCTCTTTCCGCTGGGACAAGCACCTCTTGCCTATCTCCCCCACGATACTCATCTAGAGAACAAAAGGCTTAAAGAGATCAATCCCCTATTCAGCCTTCCTAAACTCCAAGAATACTCGTCAACTCAAGACAGGCTGCTGCTAGGTTTGAGGCCTGATGCACAATGTAGATCACAAGACCACTCCCAGGTTTCTGTGACGGGTTCTCTTGAGAGATTGGAGGATGAGCTGCCCGTAGTTACAAGCGGACCTGCTTTACAATTGGGGCACCATGGCGATGCTCTCGACCACGAGACGATATGGGAACAAGTTTGTTCAGAACATACAACGAAACTTGCCAGATCATCC CCATTGCGAACTTGGGATCTGGATAGTGAAAATCATGCGTCTGTATCGAGGCCATTCTTCCTATCAGAAAGATCACCATACGATTTTGACTGTGTGATCTCATC TTTGGAGTCTTCCAGTTTGTTGGCTAATCCAATAACTCTCCCACAACCTGCCACCTTTGAATCCAAATATCTATTAGAACTCCTCATGAGAGCCACTTTAGGCACAGTCACGACCTGCGAATTGATATGGGACAAAAAACTCTCAGCTTTTGTATGGGATGAAAAAATTGAGGGAGTATTGGGTCTAGAGAGAGAGACGCTTTCTGG GTTTAGAACAAACTTTTTGTCCATTGGTACCGCCGTGAGGAGACTGGAACTCATCATTGGCAGCCAAAATACTCT TCCTCTCACTTCAACACATCATTCGCTTTTCCATGCTTTAGAGACTTATCTCACATATATTAAGGATCGTCTTGCATGTGCCGCGGCTGAGTGTCATAAGCAAGGGCCGTCAGGATGGAACAGTTGGATGTTGGCTACCCGTCATGTGAGGCAGCTTGCTGAAACCTTGTGCGGCGTTATGCTTTGG CCGACAAGCTCTCCCGACGCCAATGCCCTCCCATCGCGTGCATCCGCTTTACTCACGCACTTATATGGTCAATTCTTGGCCATTTTAGCAACGTCTCCGAGCCAGCACCATCCTTCTCCAATCGCCTTGGCTTACATTCTCAGTCAAGCTTCCGCTCCTTTTCTGGGCCTCCTTCAATCATGGCTAGGCTTTCCTGGTactgatgaagaagatcaaaGTCCAGGCTCTCAGCCATGGGCTGATCTAGGAATCACAAGGAAATTAGTCGGCGACGCATGGGAATATGAGTTTTCTGCAGGAAGGATGCCGGGATTTATTCCCAAGGAAGCCCGGAGGATTTTATATGAGGCAGGCAAAGGTCTGCGGACACTGAAAGTAGCAACACACGGGCTCCATCCTTTATGCAATATAAGGCTGGCTATTGATATTAAATGGACCTGGGGAAATTCTGAAAAAAG CGAGTTAAGAAATCACGTCCGCCATATCCAAAGACAAGTTGATAATTGGCGCCAACATCAATTGTCTCGATCCTCGTCGAAGGGGCTACCGCAAACACTTTctcaagaagaagacaaagAGGACTACATGGAGTCCAACGAGCTCAGTCCAGTTCGGCACCAGAAGAACGCTTTATATCAGAGGCCCGAATCCGATATTGACGACTTGTGGTCTTTATTCAACAAGCCGCCTGGCTCACAATTATCAGTATCTCATCTACACCGTTCCAATCTTGAATCCCCACTTTGGGCCCCAACTCCACTCACACACCTTCACGATTTCATATCTCGGCATTCTTCTCCCAACCACCCTCTCCTCTCGCCTTTTTGTCCTACGCTGTCGATCTTCATCTCTAATCAGATCCTTGATCCTTTGCTTGCTCATGCTACTCTCATATCTACCTCCTTAGTCTCTCTGTATCTCCACGACTTACAATTCCTCGACCATTTGGATGTGTTGAGGGCCTTTTGGCTAGCCGGAGACGCAGGTTTTATGGAGCGAGTCAGCAGTGCTTTGTTCGGCAAGGACAGCGCCGGTGCCGGCGAAGCTGTCGGGCTTGGCAAAAGAGCTCGGATCAGGGCTCGGCTAGGTCTCggtgaagatgatgacAAGCAGGACAGGGACGCTGATTGGGGAATAGGACTAGGCATTGGCTTAAGCGAAAGAAGTCGGTGGCCTCCGGGAGGTGCAGAACTTGCATACGCCTTAAGAACAACTCTCCTGAACTATGAGAATAGTGACAAGAAAAAGCCGGGAGGGTCAGTATGGGAAGACATAGGAGACCGCGTGTCATTTGCCATACGAGAATTaccagaagaagagaataGGGGAAAGAGGGCAAGATGGCTGAATCCACAAG CAATTGA AGCACTCGATTTCCTATACCTTTCATACTCACCTTCGGCAGCCATTGCAGATATTTTACCCCGTCAGCTTATGGAGAAGTATCAAGCGATCCATAATCTTATCCTACGGCTATCACGAGTGGACGTTGTTCTCCGTACAATGTACTGGGACGTGATACATCAATTCGAGCTTTTCGACGAGCCTCTCAAGGTCGGCGTAGACTTGAAACCATCCTCCGGATTGCCTCATTTTTTAGTGCAAAAGAGATCCACGCGCTCGCTCTTCCCCCAAGGATCAACTGCCCAAAGGCGTTTGCAGATACTTCGATTCAGAATGACCCACTTTACCAACGTATTCGGAAGATACGTGTTGGATAGCGCGATAGGAAACAATTGGGATGCaatgagaagaaggctaGAGAGGCTGCGGGAGGATTGTGCTGGAAAGGCGCATAAACCACAAGAGACAGCTGAAGAGGAGCCGGATGAAGCATGGATGGAGGCTACCCTCCATGATGAGGAAGTCGACGAAATTGTTCCAGCAGGTATACGTCGGCTCCAATCCATACATTCTATTGTTCTGTATCACAGCATGGTTCTGGACAAGATCTGCAACGCATGTTTACTAGGGCCTCAGTCGGGCCAACAAGTTACCTTCAAAATCCTTATGGTATTGTTTGGATTAGTTTTGGACTTGGGGAAGACAGTGAAAGAGGTGGAGAGGGGTATGATGGGATGGGAAGACGGGGTAGAGAAAGTTGGTGAGATTGAAAAAGAATGGCACGAGAAAGAAGCTACATTT CTTCGTGCTTTGGAAAGGCTCTCATCCAGATCTACATATCCCAAAACAAATACTGTGGACCGAGGTGATGGAATCGATCAGGACTTGCAGGCTCTTTATGGCAACGGAGAAAACAGAAGTGGCGGCCAAATATATGGCGATCCGGAGGGGCTGGCGGGCAATGACTTACGAGAACTCTGGCTGCGTTTGACGATCAAAGTGGGGGGTGGAATTGCGGCGCAGGGCAGGCCGAGGAACGAGGACGAGTAG
- a CDS encoding Kinesin family member 21A, putative (Similar to TIGR gene model, INSD accession AAW40828.1): MSLSRRQSIASSSPLSPSAITTPNSSAGQHPFGYPRARLSSDASSISAAAKETPNTLENRNVKVVLRIRPSDPDDPSVPPRFRSVLVHPISKSDIRVDVDPAALAGQGTGLGSGGKKYSSFSFDHVLGESAQQTDLYQCTAGESVEEFMKGHNVTFLAYGQTSSGKSYSMGTSGDSIDYSGIEFTSRTGLIPRIVQTIFERAEDNRRKYGPGASWEARLSFLELYNEEIIDLLSGAGISISIREERDGRIVWSGVREVSVRSLSDVMKLLQEGSTRRKTGETTMNATSSRSHAIFSITLVQKRSSSALPVLSASGSETPTRQLRRPSSMIGLPGSSLRSPVPSNSRGGPSSSFSRMTPSRPQSAFNPLASPEKFTVITSKFNMVDLAGSERLKRTAAQGDRMKEGISINVGLSALGNVISALSDPVKSRGHIPYRDSKLTRMLQDSIGGNALTTMIACISPIEANIGETLNTIKYASRARNIRNSVKVNQVEAGWDDVEYLQNTVLKLRKQLYDRYLGKCHENMRLSSELKSPSPDDGDALTRPKETVEPVILEYEKVVFALNQQLDDLRAEITLLNEMSEEQSRHLQDARKRQLESETYLAELRARMVKLADRNASNEAFIQDLEAKLEAYADKEDTHTLVVTELKKEIVKLCENGASSSKNVSELEARLATSETLREDLAALIEKSEKDAAIHEKAFHDLETHMIHLEAADHNKRLLEELTQKNSKITELEDQLKEKVHCQFEQRGSELYEAIEAEQSMQKELDSKFDLSDISSSSDARPVTQPPCERSDASASTFVNDDAKATLGNAANRESSQLEQLKKELEELSAKYSDSEARIADLTAKLSGASHARDVTDDMVEVSQMTTEKLSRTDNEKEDGVSRGDFSILGSDNKQTLMRRTSLPLLDRSGISVEQGFRGGRGYSNSKRNRLQSLSLELSSARSWATSPRAMWSLPVTKFHLSSMPMAPARPAAESSRSSQSLEAELRFIHRVIDERDKELRDKEAYILHLETQLETAIAHDILSHKPSAKINVEAGATEAEQDFVSRKMIESRLLENEEQQRQLKMKADQALFELSRVRDECALERQNGGKQISELTERNGRLERVKVELEKVNAEFQEEKVKVNNLALELEESQTMANNLRAHLDEARQEMTRMSKISREEQCRRDDLLQAAQAQVASLKMQLERAVDKKAAEKRLRVSTG, translated from the exons ATGTCCTTATCTCGTCGCCAGTCCATCGCATCCTCCAGTCCTCTATCTCCATCCGCCATTACTACGCCTAATTCTTCAGCCGGTCAACACCCATTTGGCTATCCTAGAGCAAGGCTGAGTAGTGATGCATCAAGTATTTCCGCAGCTGCCAAAGAAACTCCAAATACTCTTGAAAATAGGAACGTCAAAGTTG TGTTGCGAATCCGACCGTCTGATCCAGATGACCCCTCTGTTCCTCCTCGTTTCCGATCAGTTCTCGTTCATCCGATATCAAAGTCAGATATCCGAGTAGATGTCGACCCAGCTGCTCTCGCTGGCCAGGGGACTGGCTTAGGTTCGGGTGGCAAGAAGTACTCTTCGTTCAGTTTCGACCATGTGCTGGGAGAAAGTGCTCAACAAACGGACCTTTACCAATGTACGGCCGGAGAAAGCGTAGAGGAGTTCATGAAGGGTCACAACGTCACCTTTCTAGC CTATGGCCAGACCAGTTCCGGCAAGTCATACTCTATGGGAACAAGCGGTGACAGCATTGATTATTCTGGCATTGAATTTACTTCTCGCACTGGACTTATCCCTCGTATCGTGCAGACCATCTTTGAACGAGCAGAGGATAACAGACGAAAGTACGGGCCAGGTGCCTCATGGGAAGCGCGACTGAGTTTTCTCGAGCTTTATAACGAAGAGATCATAGATCTTCTATCTGGTGCAGGCATATCTATTTCCATCCGAGAGGAACGAGACGGTAGAATAGTCTGGTCAGGCGTACGAGAAGTCAGTGTCAGATCATTATCTGATGTGATGAAGTTGCTCCAGGAAGGATCTACAAGGAGGAAAACAGGAGAAACAACTATGAACGCCACTAGCTCTAGAAGCCACGCTATCTTCTCAATAACGTTGGTTCAGAAGAGGTCCTCTAGTGCCCTGCCTGTCTTATCTGCTTCAGGCAGTGAGACACCTACTAGGCAACTTCGTCGCCCTTCGTCTATGATAGGCCTCCCTGGATCAAGCCTCCGCTCCCCCGTTCCTTCCAACTCTCGAGGTGGTCCATCTAGCAGCTTCAGCCGTATGACCCCGTCCCGACCTCAATCTGCTTTCAATCCGTTAGCCTCTCCGGAGAAATTTACGGTGATAACTAGCAAGTTCAATATGGTAGATCTGGCTGGTTCAGAACGTCTAAAACGGACCGCCGCTCAAGGTGACCGTATGAAGGAGGGCATTTCAATCAATGTTGGTCTTTCAGCACTTGGTAACGTTATCTCAGCATTATCTGATCCCGTTAAATCCCGTGGGCATATTCCTTACCGGGATTCAAAACTCACACGTATGCTTCAAGACTCCATTGGTGGGAATGCCCTCACCACCATGATCGCTTGTATCTCTCCCATTGAGGCCAATATCGGCGAGACCCTCAACACTATCAAGTATGCTTCTCGTGCCCGAAATATTCGTAATTCAGTCAAGGTGAACCAAGTTGAAGCTGGGTGGGATGACGTAGAGTATCTCCAAAACACTGTCCTCAAGCTGAGAAAGCAA CTGTACGACCGTTATCTGGGGAAATGCCATGAAAATATGCGTCTTTCAAGCGAGCTGAAGAGTCCTAGCCCTGATGATGGAGATGCTCTCACCAGACCTAAGGAGACGGTCGAACCTGTCATCTTGGA ATACGAGAAGGTCGTTTTTGCTCTGAATCAACAGTTGGATGACCTTCGTGCTGAAATC ACTCTCCTGAACGAGATGTCTGAAGAGCAGAGCCGACATCTACAAGACGCCCGGAAAAGGCAACTGGAAAGCGAGACGTACCTTGCTGAACTTCGAGCGAGAATGGTGAAACTTGCGGACCGGAACGCTTCGAATGAAGCTTTTATTCAAGACCTCGAAGCAAAGCTGGAAGCTTATGCTGACAAGGAGGATACACACACCCTCGTTGTCACTGAGCTAAAAAAGGAGATTGTCAAACTTTGCGAAAATGGCGCATCTTCATCGAAAAACGTTTCGGAGCTTGAAGCACGGTTGGCGACGTCTGAGACTTTGCGCGAAGACCTTGCGGCTCTGATCGAAAAATCTGAGAAAGATGCGGCCATTCATGAGAAGGCGTTTCATGATTTAGAAACTCACATGATTCATCTTGAAGCAGCAGATCACAACAAGCGCTTATTGGAAGAGTTGACTCAGAAGAACAGCAAAATCACAGAGCTTGAAGATCAGCTGAAAGAAAAAGTCCACTGCCAATTTGAACAGAGGGGGTCGGAATTGTATGAGGCCATTGAGGCTGAACAATCCATGCAAAAAGAGCTAGACTCAAAATTCGACCTGTCGGACATTTCATCAAGTTCCGATGCCCGACCTGTGACGCAGCCGCCGTGCGAGAGATCTGATGCGTCGGCGTCAACTTTTGTCAATGATGACGCCAAAGCAACACTAGGTAATGCGGCGAATCGAGAAAGCAGTCAACTTGAACAATTAAAAAAAGAGCTGGAAGAACTATCAGCAAAATACTCGGACTCTGAAGCTCGCATTGCTGATCTAACAGCCAAGCTTTCAGGGGCTAGCCATGCTCGAGATGTGACGGACGATATGGTTGAGGTATCTCAAATGACGACAGAAAAACTGTCGCGAACAGATAACGAAAAAGAAGACGGCGTAAGTAGGGGGGACTTTTCAATCTTGGGCTCGGACAATAAACAAACCTTGATGAGAAGAACGTCTTTACCTTTGTTGGACAGATCCGGTATCTCTGTGGAGCAGGGTTTTCGGGGAGGGAGGGGATATTCAAATTCCAAAAGAAACAG GCTGCAATCGCTCTCACTGGAGCTATCCTCTGCGCGATCGTGGGCTACATCGCCGCGCGCCATGTGGAGTCTGCCAGTTACTAAGTTTCACTTGTCATCAATGCCGATGGCGCCAGCCAGACCGGCAGCGGAGTCTTCACGATCATCTCAATCTCTGGAAGCAGAGTTGAGATTCATACATCGT GTCATTGACGAGCGAGATAAAGAACTGAGAGACAAAGAAGCTTATATCCTGCATTTGGAAACCCAATTGGAAACTGCAATCGCGCACGATATCCTCTCCCATAAACCCAGCGCAAAAATAAATGTGGAGGCAGGTGCTACGGAGGCGGAGCAAGATTTTGTTTCGCGGAAAATGATAGAGTCACGCCTACTAGAAAATGAGGAGCAACAACGACAGCTAAAGATGAAAGCGGACCAAGCATTGTTTGAGCTTTCGCGCGTTCGCGATGAATGTGCGCTTGAGCGTCAAAACGGGGGAAAGCAGATATCCGAGCTTACCGAGCGTAATGGACGACTTGAACGTGTCAAGGTTGAGCTGGAGAAGGTAAACGCCGAGTTTCAGGAAGAAAAAGTCAAGGTAAACAATTTAGCTCTTGAACTGGAAGAATCTCAAACGATGG CCAACAATCTTCGTGCTCACCTTGATGAAGCGAGACAAGAAATGACGCGGATGAGCAAAATCAGTCGAGAGGAGCAATGTCGACGTGATGATTTGTTGCAAGCCGCTCAAGCCCAAGTGGCTAGTCTGAAAATGCAGTTGGAAAGAGCGGTTGACAAAAAGGCTGCGGAGAAAAGGTTGAGGGTGAGTACTGGTTAA
- a CDS encoding Aspartate-semialdehyde dehydrogenase, putative (Similar to TIGR gene model, INSD accession AAW40826.1), whose amino-acid sequence MSPPQIKVGILGATGTVGQRFIELLATHPYFSIHALGASARSAGQQYASVVRWKLASPIPDHVRSMVVQECTPGAGGFAECGVVFSGLDADVAGDIEHAFRAADLIVYSNAKNYRRDPLCPLIVPLVNPAHLAIIPHQRQQLGLEKGYIVTNANCSTTGLVVPLAALEKAFGPLETVMVTTLQAISGAGYPGVSSLDIMDNVVPLISGEEDKIEWETNKILGGVTPDNKAFDLHAPKQINVSATCTRVPVIDGHTGCVSVKFTKSPPPSIAEVQKAFREYTCEAQQLGVPSAPAQAIVVHDAPDRPQPRLDKNLHNGACVSVGRIRECPVFDVKFVCLIDNVRLGAATSSIINAEIAVEKGLIV is encoded by the exons ATGTCCCCCCCCCAGATCAAGGTCGGCATCCTCGGCGCCACCGGCACTGTCGGCCAGCG CTTCATCGAGCTCCTCGCCACCCACCCGTACTTTTCCATCCACGCACTGGGCGCCTCCGCCAGGTCCGCAGGCCAGCAGTACGCTAGCGTCGTCCGCTGGAAGCTCGCCAGCCCCATCCCAGACCACGTGCGCAGCATGGTCGTCCAGGAGTGCACGCCCGGCGCCGGGGGCTTTGCCGAGTGTGGCGTCGTCTTCAGCGGCCTCGACGCCGACGTCGCGGGCGATATCG AACACGCATTCCGCGCAGCAGACCTCATCGTCTACTCCAACGCCAAAAACTACCGCAGAGACCCGCTGTGCCCGCTCATCGTCCCGCTCGTCAACCCCGCCCACCTCGCCATCATCCCGCACCAGCGACAACAGCTCGGTCTTGAAAAGGGCTACATCGTCACCAACGCCAACTGCTCCACCACCGGCCTCGTCGTCCCCCTCGCTGCCCTCGAAAAGGCCTTTGGGCCTCTCGAGACCGTCATGGTCACCACCCTCCAGGCCATCTCCGGCGCAGGCTACCCCGGCGTAAGCAGCTTGGATATCATGGACAACGTCGTCCCCCTCATCAGcggtgaagaagataaaaTCGAGTGGGAGACCAACAAGATTCTCGGCGGCGTCACGCCCGACAACAAGGCGTTTGACCTCCACGCGCCCAAACAGATCAACGTCTCCGCCACATGCACCCGCGTCCCCGTCATCGACGGCCACACCGGCTGCGTATCCGTCAAGTTTACAAAGTCGCCCCCGCCCTCCATCGCAGAGGTCCAAAAGGCGTTTAGAGAGTACACCTGCGAGGCGCAACAACTCGGCGTACCCTCCGCGCCCGCTCAGGCTATCGTCGTGCACGATGCACCCGACAGGCCGCAGCCCAGGCTCGATAAAAACCTCCACAACGGTGCTTGTGTCAGCGTCGGCAGGATCAGAGAGTGTCCCGTCTTTGACGTCAAGTTTGTTTGCCTGATCGATAACGTCAGGCTGGGTGCAGCGacttcttccatcatcaaTGCCGAGATTGCCGTCGAAAAGGGTTTGATCGTGTAG
- a CDS encoding Hypothetical protein (Similar to TIGR gene model, INSD accession AAW40824.1; CNA02440), with protein MTPPAPVLDKSPAKSEQLFPYHLPLSPEWAEYNDWYSQTAMTSAAAGMFIKQPIIVWGALALAVFGYVNQQPLRQAKDASSPLLVLGMALAGIFGSVMPKTMLAAQTQSVPAV; from the exons ATGACCCCCCCCGCGCCCGTGCTGGACAAGTCCCCCGCCAAGTCGGAGCAGCTGTTCCCGTACCACCTCCCCCTCTCCCCCGAGTGGGCAGAGTACAACGACTGGTACAGCCAGACCGCCATGACATCCGCCGCAGCAGGCATGTTCATCAAGCAGCCCAT CATCGTGTGGGGCGCACTCGCTCTCGCAGTCTTTGGCTACGTCAACCAGCAGCCGCTCCGCCAGGCCAAGGACGCCAGCTCGCCGCTCCTCGTCCTCGG CATGGCTCTCGCAGGTATCTTTGGAAGCGTCATGCCCAAGACGATGCTCGCTGCCCAGACTCAAAGTGTGCCCGCTGTGTAG
- a CDS encoding uncharacterized protein (Similar to TIGR gene model, INSD accession AAW41331.1), with protein sequence MITRRLASTVSVPPQDKSPRKIVLVGAGFLGSYVAKALIADPRNRIQIVSRHPQSLYSKLSTLGSQILPPASIDITSPSSPLELRKTFKGASAVVSMAGLLVGSDKQMKALQEDGAKRVGEAAAEEGVGRVVGISAIGANPQGATAYWRTKAKGEDAIREYHPTATVIRPSLLFGPGDSFFSRFATLAKYLPVLPVFGGGFTRFQPVYVGDVARAVEICCRDDPTVVGQVAGRIIEAGGPDILTYREIMELVLRYTNLQGRRAIISLPYWVGSVQGFVLEMLPETMFTLTRDQVTQLREDNIVSPHPPMFGQNFEDLLRAFPSSAPSSAPPGDAGLKSVYDILPTYLGVGKREEGKRTHGRKSPQKD encoded by the exons ATGATCACAAGAAGACTCGCTTCCACTGTATCTGTCCCTCCTCAGGACAAGTCTCCTCGCAAGATCGTACTAGTAGGCGCCGGTTTTCTCG GATCGTATGTCGCCAAAGCCTTGATTGCAGATCCTCGGAACCGTATCCAAATCGTTTCCCGTCACCCTCAATCCC tCTATTCCAAACTGTCTACTTTAGGATCACAGATCCTCCCTCCCGCGTCGATCGACATTACATCCCCCTCGTCCCCCCTCGAATTGCGCAAGACATTCAAAGGCGCTTCTGCGGTCGTCTCGATGGCGGGTTTGTTGGTGGGGAGCGATAAGCAGATGAAGGCGCTGCAGGAAGATGGGGCGAAGAGGGTGGGAGAAGCTGCTGCCGAAGAAGGGGTAGGCAGGGTGGTTGGTATAAGCGCGATCGGCGCCAACCCGCAAGGTGCAACTGCCTA CTGGAGGACAAAGGCAAAAGGGGAAGATGCGATACGTGAATATCATCCGACTGCAACAGTGATTCGTCCTTCACTCCTCTTCGGTCCCGGCGACTCTTTCTTCTCG CGCTTTGCAACTTTGGCAAAGTACCTCCCGGTGCTTCCAGTCTTTGGAGGCGGGTTCACCCGGTTCCA ACCGGTATATGTGGGAGATGTCGCTCGGGCGGTCGAGATATGTTGCCGGGACGATCCGACTGTGGTCGGTCAAGTCGCAGGGCGTATCATTGAAGCTGGAGGACCGGACATTTTGACTTACCGAGAGATCATGGAACTGGTGCTTCGGTATACCAACCTGCAAGGACGTCGGGCCATCATCTCTTTACCCTACTGGGTGGGTAGTGTGCAAGGGTTTGTGCTTGAAATGTTGCCTGAGACCATGTTCACCCTCACGCGAGACCAAGTGACGCAGCTGCGGGAAGATAACATTGTGTCGCCGCATCCGCCCATGTTTGGCCAGAATTTTGAGGATTTGTTGAGGGCGTTCCCAAGTTCGGCGCCGAGCAGTGCGCCTCCAGGGGATGCGGGGCTGAAAAGTGTATATGATATTCTGCCTACTTATCTGGGCGTGGGGAAGCGGGAGGAGGGTAAGCGGACACATGGTCGGAAAAGTCCGCAAAAGGATTGA